The sequence below is a genomic window from Mycobacterium spongiae.
GATTCGGGAGGTCTTGCCGATCGGTAGCACGACCACCTCGTCCCCGGGCCGCATCACCCCGCTGGCCACGGTGCCGGCATAGCTGCGGTGGTCTTGATGCTCGAGGGTGTGCGGTCGGATGACGTATTGCACCGGGAACCGGACGTCGACCATGTTGCGGTCACCAGCGATGTAGACCTCTTCGAGGTGTGACAGCAGCGACGGTCCCTCGTACCAGGGCGTCACATCCGACTTGGACACCACGTTGTCGCCGTGCAGCGCCGAGATCGGAATGGAGGTGACATCTTGCACGTCCAGGCGGGCGGCGAAGGCGTGGAACTCGTCGCGAATCGCCTCGAATTTGCCTTTGTCCCAGCCGATGAGGTCCATCTTGTTGACTGCCAGCACCAAGTGGCGGATGCCCAACAGCGACGCCAGGAAAGCGTGCCGGCGGGATTGCTCCAGCAGGCCGTGCCGGGCATCGACCAGGACGATCACCAGCTGGGCGGTAGACGCGCCGGTCACCATGTTGCGGGTGTATTGGATGTGCCCCGGGGTGTCGGCGATAATGAATTTCCGCTTGGGCGTGGCGAAGTAGCGATATGCGACGTCGATCGTGATGCCCTGCTCGCGTTCAGCCCGAAGACCATCGGTGACCAACGCCAGATCGGTGTACTCGTGGCCGCGTTCCTTCGACGTGCGCTCCACCGATGCCCACTGGTCTTCCATCACGGCCTTGGAGTCGTAGAGCAGGCGCCCGATCAGCGTCGATTTGCCGTCGTCGACGGAGCCGGCGGTGGCCAGCCGTAGCAGCGTTGTCGATGCACTCATCAGAAGTACCCCTGCCGTTTACGATCTTCCATCCCGGCCTCGGAGATGCGGTCGTCGGCTCTGGTCGCTCCCCGCTCGGTCAGCCGCGCCACCGCAGTCTCGGCGATGACCTGGTCGACGGTGGCTGCCTCGGATTCGACGCATCCGGTGCACGTGACGTCCCCGACGGTGCGGAACCGCACCGTGGCCTCGAACACCGGTTCGTCGGCATGCGGCTGCAGGTGTCGGTGCGCCGCCAGCAGCATTCCGTCACGCTGGAAGACCTTGCGCCGGTGCGCGTAATAGATCGACGGCAGCGTGATCTGTTCGGCGCCGACGTAGGCCCAGATGTCGAACTCGGTCCAGTTGGACAGCGGGAAGACCCGGATATGCTCGCCCTTGTGGTGGCGTCCGTTGTACAGATTCCATAACTCCGGCCGCTGGGCCTTCGGGTCCCATTGGCCAAACTCGTCGCGGAAGCTGAATACTCGTTCCTTGGCGCGCGCCTTCTCTTCGTCGCGGCGCGCTCCCCCGAAAGCCGCGTCGAAGTTGTTCTCGCTGATCGCGCGCAACAGCGTCACTGTCTGTATGGGATTGCGCGACGGGAACGTCTCGACGACCCGGCCAGCGTCGATATCGTCTTGCACCGACGCCACCACCAAGCGCACCCCGGACGCTGCCACCAGCTCGTCTCGGGTCGCGATGACCTCGTCGAAGTTGTGGCCCGTGTCGACGTGCATCACCGGAAAGGGCAGCCGTCCGGGGCGAAACGCCTTGAGCGCCAGATGCAGCATGACAATGGAGTCCTTGCCACCCGAGAACAGCAACACCGGGTGCTCAAACTCCGCTGCTACCTCGCGAATGATGTGGATCGCCTCGGCCTCCAGCGACCGCAGATGACTCAATTCGTACTGGCCGACCGCAGGTGTGCCGGTTACCGGGGTGGCCATAGGGCCTCAATCCTTATAAACCTGGTAGAACTGACCATGTTTACGGTCATTGCCATCTATGGAACCAGCCTGACCGGGTTGTGTCAATGAGGCTCTTTGCCGCCGAGACTCTTTTTCCGCCGCCAGGGCCGCGACGTCACCGCCCGAGATCGTGGACCTCGAAGGGAAGCTGATCGCCAAGACCCTTGCCACCGACAGGGTCGGTTGAGCTAGGCGATCACTTCGCTGAGCTTGCCAGTGGCGACGTCGAATACGAAGCCGCGTGAGGACGCGTGCTTGGTCACGAACGGACTGTGCTTGATGCGCCGCAACGACTGGCGGACGTCCTCTGCCGGGTCGGGAAACGCCTCGCCCGCCCAGGGCGGTTTGACCCCGATCTCGTCCTGGATGGCGCGTTTGAAGTCATCGTCGTTGAAGGTGAGCATCCCGCAGTCGGTGTGGTGAATCAGGACGATCTCGCGGGTACCCAGCAACCGCTGGCTGATCGCCAGCGACCGGATGGCGTCGTCAGTGACGACCCCGCCCGCGTTGCGGATGACGTGCGCTTCCCCCTCATTGATGCCGAGCAGCCGGTAGACATCGAGCCGGGCATCCATGCACGCCAAGATCGCGATGCGTTGGCTCGGCGGCATCGGAAGCGGACCGATGAAGTCGCTGGCGTAGTTGGAATTGTTGGCTAGGTAGTCGTCGGTAACCGTCACACCCGTCTCCTCACACATCGCGGTCCGCGGAATCACCGCACCTGTTGGTGAGGGAGGCTAACGGCGTGCCGGGCGGATGGCACTGATCTGAATCAGCACGATTGCAAACCCCTTAGCGACGGCACCCAGCACACCGCGCAACCCGATCGCTACCCTGTCCCCATGCGACATGGGCGGGGCCACCAGGCATGACACGCTTTCTGGCACGCCGGTTACTCAACTACCTGGTGTTGCTGGCACTGGCATCGTTCTTGACCTACTGCCTGACCTCGCTGGCCTTCTCGCCGCTGGAAAGCTTGATGCAGCGCAGTCCCCGCCCGCCGCAGGCGGTCATCGACGCCAAGGCCCACGACCTCGGACTGGACCGGCCCATACCAGCCCGCTACGTGAACTGGGTCTCGCACGCGGTTCGTGGCGATTTCGGGACGACCATCACTGGCCAGCCAGTCAGCACCGAACTGGGCCGCCGCATCGCGGTTAGCCTGAGACTGCTGGTCATCGGATCGGTATTCGGCACAGTCATCGGCGTGGCGCTCGGGGCGTGGGGTGCCATCCGCCAGTACCGGCTCAGCGACCGCGTCGTGACCACGCTGGCGCTGCTGGTGCTGAGCACGCCGACGTTCGTCATCGCCAACCTGTTGATCCTGGGTGCGCTACGAACCAACTGGGCGGTGGGCATTCAGCTCTTTGACTACACCGGCGAGACGTCACCGGGTGTCACCGGTGGCGTGTGGGCAACGCTGGGCGACCGCTTGCAGCACTTGGTGCTGCCATCGCTGACGCTGGCGCTCGGCGCTGCCGCCGGCTACAGCCGATACCAACGCAACGCAATGCTCGACGTCCTCGGCCAGGATTTCATTCGCACCGCCCGCGCCAAGGGGCTCACCCGGCGGCGCGCGCTGATCAAGCACGGGCTGCGCACCGCTCTGATACCGATGGCCACACTGTTCGCCTATGGCGTGGCCGGGCTGGTCACCGGCGCGGTTTTCGTCGAGAAGATCTTCGGCTGGCATGGAATGGGCGAGTGGATGATTCGGGGTGTCTCGACCCAAGACACCAACATCGTCGCGGCCATCACGGTTTTCGCCGGTTCGGTGGTGTTGCTGGCTGGCCTGCTGTCCGATGTCATCTATGCGGCTCTTGACCCACGGGTGCGGGTGTCATGACAGTGACCGAACCTACCGAACCAACGGAATTCACCTCGCGACGCACCCTGGTGCTGCGCCGTTTCCTGCGCAACCGGGCCGCGGTGGCGTCGTTGGCGGTCCTGGTCCTGCTATTCGTCAGCGCTTATACGCTGCCCCCACTGCTGCCCTACTCCTACGACAGCTTGGATTTCGACGCGTTGCTGCGGCCGCCGAACACCAGGCACTGGCTGGGCACCAACGCGCTGGGCCAAGACCTGCTGGCGCAGATACTGCGGGGTATGCAGAAGTCGATGCTGATCGGCGTGTGTGTCGCGGTGATCTCCACCGCAATCGCGGCCACGGTCGGTGCGATCTCGGGTTACTTCGGGGGCTGGCGAGACCGCGCGCTGATGTGGCTGGTCGACCTGTTGCTGGTAGTACCCAGCTTCATCCTTATCGCCATCGTCACGCCGCGTACCAAGAGCTCGGCCAACATCATCTTCCTCGTCCTGCTGTTGGCCGGCTTCGGCTGGATGATCAGCTCCCGCATGGTGCGCGGGATGACTATGAGCCTGCGTGAACGCGAATTTATCCGGGCCGCCAGGTATATGGGCGTATCCAGCCGCCGAATCATCATCAACCACGTGGTGCCGAACGTGGCATCCATCTTGATCATCGACGCCGCGCTTAATGTCGCCGCCGCGATTCTGGCCGAAACTGGCTTGAGTTTTCTCGGTTTCGGCATTCAGCCACCGGATGTTTCGTTGGGCACCCTGATCGCCGACGGCACCCAATCAGCGACCACCTTTCCGTGGGTCTTCCTGTTTCCCGCAGGGATACTCGTTCTGATTCTGGTGTGTGCCAACCTCACCGGCGACGGCCTGCGTGACGCGCTGGACCCGGCCAGCAGAACTCTCCGGCGGGGTGCCCAATGAGCCCGTTGCTCGAAGTGACCGACCTGGCGGTCACCTTTCCCACCGACAACGAACCGGTGACCGCGGTACGCGGCATCAGCTATCACGTCGACCCCGGCGAAGTGGTGGCGATGGTAGGCGAATCGGGTTCGGGCAAGTCGGCGGCGGCGATGGCAGTGGTGGGCTTGCTGCCTGAGTACGCCGCCGTCGGCGGTTCGGTGCGACTGCACGGCACCGAGCTGCTGGGGCTCGCCGACGACGCCATGTCACGATTCCGCGGGAAGACGATCGGCACGGTGTTTCAGGATCCGATGTCGGCGCTGACGCCCGTCTACACCGTCGGCGACCAAATCGCTGAGGCCCTCGAAGTGCATGATCCCGGCATCGGCAAGAAGGCCGCCCGTAAGCGCGCAGTGGAATTGCTAGAACTTGTTGGCATCGCGCAACCGGCCCAACGGGCCCGCGCGTTTCCCCATGAGCTCTCCGGCGGCGAGCGCCAACGCGTGGTCATCGCGATCGCGATCGCCAACGATCCTGACCTGTTGATTTGCGACGAGCCCACGACCGCCCTGGATGTGACCGTGCAGGCGCAGATCCTCGACGTGCTCAAGACGGCGCGCGACGTCACCGGCGCCGGGGTGCTGATCATCACCCACGACCTTGGCGTAGTGGCCGAATTCGCCGACCGGGCGCTGGTGATGTACGCGGGCCGGGTCGTCGAGTCGGCCGGGGTGGGTGACCTCTACCGGAATCGCCAGATGCCTTACACCGTCGGCTTATTGGGTTCGGTTCCCCGGCTGGATGCTTCGCAGGGCACCCGGTTGGTTCCCATCCCCGGCGCTCCCCCGTCACTGGCCGGCCTGCAGGCCGGCTGCCCTTTCGCACCGCGCTGCCCGCTGGTCGTCGACGAGTGTCGCACGAATGAACCGGAATTGGCTGTCGTCGCCACCGATCACCGCGCGGCTTGCATCCGCACCGACCATGTCGTCGGGCGCGGCGCCGCGGAAATCTACGGGGTCAACACTGAGACCATCACGGCAGGACCCGGCGATACGCCAGTCGTCGTGCGTGTCCGTGATCTGGTCAAGACCTACCGCCTGACCAAGGGTGTCTTGCTGCGGCGGGCCATCGGCGAGGTCCGCGCGGTCGACGGCATCAGTCTCGAATTGCGGCAGGGCCGTACACTCGGCATCGTCGGTGAATCCGGTTCGGGCAAATCGACCACCCTGCACGAGATACTGGAACTGGCTGCGCCCCAATCTGGATCGATCGAAGTGCTGGGCAACGATGTCGCTGCTCTGACGCCCGCTAGCCGGCAATCGCTACGGCGTGATATTCAGGTCGTCTTTCAAGACCCGGTGGCATCCCTAGACCCGCGTTTGCCCGTATTCGACCTCATCGCGGAGCCGCTACAGGCCAATGGGTTCGGCAAGGGCGACACGCACGCGCGGGTCGCCGAGCTGCTCGACATCGTAGGCCTGCGCCGCGCGGATGCCAGTCGCTACCCCGCCGAATTTTCCGGCGGACAGAAACAGCGCATCGGGATCGCGCGGGCTCTGGCGCTGCGGCCCAAGATACTGGCTCTCGACGAACCGGTGTCGGCGCTCGATGTGTCCATCCAGGCCGGAGTCATCAACCTGCTGCTCGACTTGCAGGAGCAGTTCGGGCTGTCGTATCTCTTTGTTTCCCATGATCTTTCGGTAGTCAAACACCTTGCCCACCAGGTGGTTGTCATGTTCGCCGGCACTGTCGTGGAGCAGGGCGACAGTCAGGAGGTGTTCAGCCATCCGAAACATGAATACACCCAACAGCTCCTGGCCGCGGTGCCGCAACCGGACCCAGCCAATCGTGGCTAGCCGACCCGCCGTGGCTAGTCGGAGCGGCCGAGTCGCGGCGACCGTTCTGGCGGCCGGTCTGGTGTTGACCGGATGCTCGGCAGGTAGCCAACTTTCGTCAGCAGCCTGCGGCAGCGCCGCGGTCGGCGTCACCAGCGACATTAATCCGCAGGATCCCGCCACACTCCAAGACGGCGGCGACCTTCGGCTGGCGCTGACCGACTTTCCGGCGAATTTCAACACCTTGCACATCGACGGCAATGAAGCTGGCGTTGCGTCCATGATGAAGGCCACCTTGCCGCGAGCGTTCGTCATCGGCCCGGACGGCTCCCCGAGGGTCGACACCAACTACTTCACCAGTATTGAGCTCACGCAGACCGCACCGCAGGTGGTCACCTACACCATCAACCCGGACGCGGTCTGGTCCGACGGCACGCCGATCACCTGGCGCGACATTGCCAGCCAGATCCATGCCACCAGTGGGGAAGACGAGGCATTCGAAATCGCGAGCAGCAGCGGTAGTGATCGCGTGGCGTCGGTAACCCGAGGCATCGACGACCGGCAGGCCGTTATGACTTTCGCGCGGCCGTACGCCGAGTGGCGCGGAATGTTTGCGGGCAATGGCAGGCTGCTGCCCGCCAGCGCGACCGCCACGCCCGAGGCGTTCAACAAGGGCCAGCTCGCCGGTCCGGGTCCGTCGGCCGGCCCATTCATCGTGTCGTCGCTGGACCGGGCCAAACAACGGATCGTGTTGACGCGCAACCCGAAATGGTGGGGCAAGCGCCCACGCCTGGACAGCATCACCTACCTGGTGCTCGATGATGCCGCGCGGTTGCCCGCGCTGCAGAACAATACGATCGACGCGACGGGAGTCGGCACGCTCGACCAGCTGACCATCGCGGCGCGCACCCGAGGCATCTCGATCCGTTGCGCCGCCGGGCCCAGCTGGTACCACTTCACCTTCAACGGCGCCGCCGGGTCGATCCTCGCCGACAAAGCCCTGCGCCTCGCAGTCGCCAGGGGCATTGATCGCCAGACTATCGCCAAGGTCGCACAATACGGCCTGACCGAGGATCCGGTGCCCCTGAACAACCATGTGTTCGTCGCTGGGCAGGAGGGCTATCAGGACAACAGCGGCATTGTTGCGTATGACCCGGAGCAAGCGAAGCGGGACCTGGACGCGCTGGGCTGGAAGCTCGATGGCGAATTCAGGCAGAAGGACGGTCGCCAGCTCGTCATCCGCGATCTGTTCTACGACGCGCAAAGCACCCGGCAGTTCGCTCAGATCGCGCAGCACAGCCTTGCGCAGATCGGCGTGAAACTCGAACTCCAAGCCAAGTCCGGCAGCGGCTTTTTCACCGACTACATCAACGTCGGGGCATTTGACATCGCTCAGTTCGGCTGGGTGGGCGACGCATTCCCGCTGTCGGGGCTCCCCCAGATCTATGCGTCCGACGGCGAAGGGAACTTCGGCAAGATCGGAAGCCCCCAAATCGACGCCGCGATCGAGCGAACCCTGGCAGAACTCGATCCCGCCAAGGCGCGCGATTTGGCGAACGAGGTGGACAAGCTCATCTGGGCCGAAGGATTCAGCCTCCCGCTGACGCAATCGCCCGGTGACGTCGCAGTCCGGAACATCCTGGCAAACTTCGGCGCAACGGGTCTCGCCGACCTGGACTACACCGCCATCGGGTTCATGCGACGCTGAGCCGCCGCCGCAGCTGTGGCAGCGCGGGAAGGACACCCTCGGCAGCCGCGGCCACGTCGACCGCTTTCCACAGCAACCGGACGACCATGCGTGCCCGAAGCGCGTCCAAGATCGGTGCCTGGCCGGCAAGACCGTCGAGTTCGCCTCGACATACCGCCGCGGCGATGGCCAGGGCGGCAGGCTCGCGAAAGTCCAGAGCGCTGTGCGCCATCGACGGCAGCGCCAGAAGCACCGCGTTCGGCAATAGCGTCACGATGCGCTCAGCTACCGCGGTCGGTGTGGTGAGATCGCGGCCACCGGAGATCACGACCGTGGGCCATCGAAATCGTGGTAACTCGGCCACCAGGTCATAGGGTTCCGCTTCGAAAAAAGCTGTTGCATGCAGAGTTTCACGTATGGCCAAAGCGGGGTCGAGGGGTAGGCCATCCGGCTCAGCGGCATAGTCAAGCTCGCGGAAGGCAATGCGGCTGACCAAGTCCACCTCGTAGCGGTAGGGCATCTTGCGATTCGCCACTGTCATGAACCGGGACAATCTGCGCCACAACCATATCCGTCCGGACAGCAAGAGATCGAGCTGGCGGTCGAGCAGCGACGTGCCGCCGTAGCCGTACACCGCCGCCGCAACCTGGCCTGCCGAGGCGGTCATCACCCCTGCGTCAACAAGCTGGCGAACCTTGGGTGCCAGCGCGGCCGTCTCCGGATCATCACCCTGTAGCAACCGTCCGCGTATGGCATCCCGAGCGACCGCAATGTCGTTGTGGGACAGCAGTGGTGAGTCGAGAATCATCGCGTTCACCCTGCCGGGATGACGCGCACCCAGCCCCGCCGCAATATAGGTTCCATACGACGTGCCGTAGATGACGGCTGACTCCACGTGAGCGTCATCGAGCACCGCAGCCACGTCATCGACTACCTGTTCAATGGTGATCGCCTGGGGCGGCAAGTCGGCGCCCGAGTCGTTGTGGCGCGACATCCCCACGCCTCGGTGCTCGACCATGATGACGTCAAGACCGGCTGCTACGGCACGCCGCCGCAGCCCTCGGTACAACTGCAGCGACGCTACACCGGGACCTCCGGGGATGATCACGAGCGGATGGGCCGACTTGCGGCCGGCGCGCACGTAATACAGGTCGAATTCCTCGTCACTTCCCGGCGCCACCGGCCGGCGTAGCGGCCGCACGCCGGGCAGACCTGCCAGCTTGTCGTGCACCTTGCGGCGCTTTTCGTTCATCGTCATTGGCGCCGACCCCCCACGGATTCCATAGTGCAGAGAATCGCATACTCAGCCGCGAATGAGGTCGGCGGCCTTCTCACCGATCAGCACGGACGGTGCATGGGTATGTCCCCGAATCGTGCTCGGCATCACCGAGGCGTCGGCGACGCGAAGCCGATTGACCCCGCGGACCCGTAGCTGCGGATCCACCACGCTGGCGTCGTCATTACCCATGCGGCAGGTGCCCATCGGGTGGTACAGGGTGTGCGAGCAGGTGTTGAGCGCCAGTTCAAGGGTGGCCTGGTCGAGCTCGGTGCGGTCGCGCGGTCGCGCGATCGGCCCGAGGAGCGTGCCTAGCGCACGGGTTTCGGCGAGCCGCGCGCACATTCGTAAGCCCTCCATCATTGCCGCGCGATCCGCGCCGCCTGGATCCGAAAGGTAACGCGGTTCGATGATCGGCTTGGCCTGCGGGTCGGCGGACCTGAGTGTGATCTGGCCGCGGCTTTGGGGGGCGACCAGGATCGGGCCGAACACCACGCCATGCCCCGACGGTGCGACCAGCGCCTCGTCGTAAAAGGGAGCTGGAGCAAAGATCAATTCAAGGTCGGGGAGCTCCAGTTCGGGTCGGCTCCGGACAAACCCATACGCCTCGCCCACGTTGGAGGTGAGCATGCCGCGGCGTCGCAGCAGATAGCCGATCAACTGGTTCGGCTTCTCCGCGGCGAACAAGCTGTCGGCCGCGACGTCGAAGCCGAGGACTGCCACGAGGTGGTCGATGAGGTTCTGTCCCACCTCGGGCGCGTGGTAGACGGTCTCGATACCGTGATCGGCGAGGTGGTCGCGGTCACCGACGCCAGAGAGCATCAGCAGCTGTGGGGTGTTGATGGCGCCGGCGCAGAGCACCACCTCGCGGCGTGCATAAGCGATGCACGGCTGGCCATCTCGTTGATAGTGGACACCGACCACTCGGGATCCGTCGAGGAGAAGGCGGGTTGCGGTTGCTTCGGTGAGCACGGTGAGGTTCTTGCGGCGCAGTACCGGTTTCAGATAGGCGTCGGCGGTGCTGAACCGCGCGCCCCGGCGCTGGGTCACGACGGTCTCGCAGAAACCCTCCGGTGCTGGGGAATTCGGTTGCGCAGCGGGAAATCCGCACTCTCGGGTCGCTGCCAGCCAGGCCGCGGTCGAGGGCCGCGGGCTGCGCTGACGGGAAATGCGCAGCGGGCCGGTCACTCCGCTGTCGTCGCCGTTGACAAAATGCCATGCGTCGGTGACGTTCTCGATGCGGCGGAAATACCCGAGCACCTCCGCGGACGACCACTGCGGGCCGGCGCGGAGTGCCCATTCGTCGTAGTCGGCGGCGAATCCGCGTACCCACATCATCGCGTTCATCGCCGACGAGCCACCGAGCACCTTGCCGCGAGGCCAATAGATTTCGCGGTCCGCGAGCTCAGGCTGCGGTTCGGTCAGGTAATCCCAATCGATCTCGCTGCGGAACAACTTGGCGAAGGCCGCGGGAATCCGGATGAACCTGTTCTTGTCGCGGGGCCCGGCTTCTAGCGCCACCACCGTCGTGGCCGGATCGGCACTGAGTCGATTGGCCACGACGGCCCCAGCTGACCCGGTACCGACTACTACATAATCGAAGTGAGCGTCCATCGCACATCCCTGTTTTGGGCTCAGTGTACGGCGTGGAGATCGATCCGGCGCGCACCTTTGACGCCCTGGTAGCGGTCGGGACTGCAGGTCAACACGATCACCTGTCCCTGGCCGCCGACCGTGTCGAGGACCTGCCCCATCTTGGCCAACCGGTCTGGATCGGTGAACCCCAATGCATCATCGACCACCACCGGAACAGTGTCCTCCTGAGCAACCAAAGCCGCGCCAGCCAACCTGGCCAGTATGCCGAGCTGCTCTTTCGCACCGCCAGACAGGGACTCGTACGGCACCGTGGTCTCGTTCAAGGTGCGGCTGTTGATCCGCAAGTCGCTTCCAACCTCGACCTCGAACGTAGGCCCGAACACGGGGCGACCGAGACGTTGCAGCTCGGCGCGGTACGGCGCGACGTAACGCAAGCGGGTGGTGTCTCGGTGGCGCGTCATGACCGACCGTAGTAGCTGCGCGGCCCGGGCCCGGCGGCCCACCCGTGCGTGCTCGTCGACGGCATGCTCGCGCTCCGTTTCGGCCACGTCAAGCTTGCCTTTACGCCCCTCGCTGCCGAACACCGCAAGTTCAATACTGATCTCGCGTAACGCACGGCTGGCATCGCGGTGGCGTTCCTCCAACGACTCGGTCGCTTCTGCGGCTTCGGCCAGTTCCACGGTTACCGCGTCCGGCGCAGTGGCGGCCAGCGCTTCGTTCAGCTCCGCCAGTCGCCGCTCGGCGGCCTGTTGAGCACGCATATCCGCGTCGGCCGCGCAGGCGAGTTCCTCATCGCGGACCAACGCCCGCTCCCGGGCCAATCGAGCTGTGGCCACATCGAGTTCGCCGCGTTGCGTTGCTGCGTTGTTCCGCAGCACCGTTAACCCCGTTGATGCTTCGGTGCAGCGGTCAGCGGCGGCACCGGCGATCAGACGGCGGCTCTCGTGCTCGGCCGCCGCCGTTGCACGAGCCGCCTCCGCCGCCTCGAGTTCGGCTCGGGCGGCCTTGCTATCGAAACAACCGTCCGTCGTCAGCACATCGGGTTCGCCCGGTTGTCCAGCAAGCAACTGCGCGAGCCGTTCGCGCAGCTGGTCGACCTGATCATCTCCGCACAGACCGGAGAGGGTGGCGGTGAGCTTGTCTCGGCTGCTCTCCAATTCGCGACGCCGCAGGTCCTCGGCCCGTGCGGCGCCAAGATCCGCAACATCGCCGGCCACCAGTGCCTGAGCCAATGTTTCCTGTGCCGCAGCATATTTCGCCTGCACGTCGAGTGCGGTGGCGCCGGGGGTAACCCGCACCGTCAGGACGCCGGGCACGTCCACCTCGGTGGGGCCGGTGGCCGTGACCGACCAGCTCTGGCCGGCCGCCAACGATACCCGCCGCTCGCCGGCGCTCAGCTCGATGTCGGCGACCGACGTGAATTCCACCGCGGTCGAGATCGATGCCAGCTGTGCGGCGATGCGGTCGACGGCGGCGGCGGCATCGTCGATTCGGCCCATCACCTCGGTGTCCACCGTGACCGCGGACAAACTCGCGCACACGCGGTCGCGCTCATGCCGGATCTCGTCGACTTTGGCCAGCCGACCTCTCAACCGGTCGGCCTCCTCGCGGTCGAGCAGATGATCGAGAGCGCGCCGAGCAGATTCGACGCGAAGCTGTCCCGTCGTCAGTGTCCGAGTGGCATTCTCGAGCGCGCTGTCGCAAGCCTCCGCAGCCGCGCTCGCTGTCGTCAGTTCATCGGCGGCTTCTGCGGCTTCGGCCTCTAGGCCGGCGACCGTTGCAGTGCGAGTGTCGATTTCGGTCAACAGCCCCAACCGGGCGGCGTGGACGCCGGCCGACGCAGCGGCTGTCGCCGCCGCGGCCGTGGCAATGAGGTTCGCTTCCCGCGCTTCATCGGTGAGCGCCGCGAGCTGCTCGGCCGCGGCCCGCGCCGCCTCAAGCCGGGGACCGCTAGCCTGCCGTTGCCGTGCCAGCTCGGCCACCCGGTGGGTCAGTGCGGCGTGGCGCCCAGCTCGGTCGTCGACCTCGGCTACCGCCGCCGCGCATTCCGCCGCCGCGGCCTCCGCGCCGGCCAACCGCGAGATCGCCGCGCTCCACTCGCCAGTGGGACGCCCGGTCGGGGTGAAGTAGCGGGCATATTCGGCCTCGATTCGCTCGATGAGCACCGGCTCGGTACCTGACAGCGCGGCGTCGGCACCGGAATCTGCGGCGGCGATGTCGAGCGCACGCGAGAGCGCGTCGCAGCCGGACAGGTCCACCGCCGCCGTGGAGGCCGCCTGCAACACTCGCTGCGCATGCCAGAGCTCGGTGTCGAGCGTCTCGGCCAGCATTGCTCGGACGCGCTCATGCGCTTCGTCGCCCGTCAGCTGTTCGCGGCGCGGCGCTAGGAGCGTCAGCGCCGTTTCACACTTCTTGTGAAAGCGCTTGCGGTATACGAACCGGTAAGGACCGCTGCTGATTTCGGCGGTGATCTCCGAGCCGACGTCGGCATTGGTCGGCTTGACCCGCCGGACTTCCTTCTTTGTTGACCGGTCCTTGAACTCGAGGAGTAGATCAAGCGCCTCGATCATCGACGACTTGCCGATCTCGTTGGCACCGCACACCACGACGACGCCGTGGTCGGGAAACTCGATCTCCCGATGCGCGATGCCGCGGTAATTGGCGAGGACCAGCCGGTGCAACTTCATGCCGCACCCCGATCGGCGAGCCGGAGCAAGAGTGCCAGTGCGGCCTGGGCATCGACCGACGTTTCATCGTCGCTTGCGCGCGCGGTCGCGACCAGTTCGTCGACGGCGGCAGCAGCGAATCCCCCGAATCCAAGGTCGGAGAACTCCCCATCGGCAGGCATTACCGTCAGCTCGCTGTGGCGTTCCCACAGCCCCAACCAAGCGAAGAGCCG
It includes:
- a CDS encoding beta-class carbonic anhydrase, whose translation is MTVTDDYLANNSNYASDFIGPLPMPPSQRIAILACMDARLDVYRLLGINEGEAHVIRNAGGVVTDDAIRSLAISQRLLGTREIVLIHHTDCGMLTFNDDDFKRAIQDEIGVKPPWAGEAFPDPAEDVRQSLRRIKHSPFVTKHASSRGFVFDVATGKLSEVIA
- a CDS encoding ABC transporter permease, yielding MTRFLARRLLNYLVLLALASFLTYCLTSLAFSPLESLMQRSPRPPQAVIDAKAHDLGLDRPIPARYVNWVSHAVRGDFGTTITGQPVSTELGRRIAVSLRLLVIGSVFGTVIGVALGAWGAIRQYRLSDRVVTTLALLVLSTPTFVIANLLILGALRTNWAVGIQLFDYTGETSPGVTGGVWATLGDRLQHLVLPSLTLALGAAAGYSRYQRNAMLDVLGQDFIRTARAKGLTRRRALIKHGLRTALIPMATLFAYGVAGLVTGAVFVEKIFGWHGMGEWMIRGVSTQDTNIVAAITVFAGSVVLLAGLLSDVIYAALDPRVRVS
- a CDS encoding ABC transporter permease; its protein translation is MTVTEPTEPTEFTSRRTLVLRRFLRNRAAVASLAVLVLLFVSAYTLPPLLPYSYDSLDFDALLRPPNTRHWLGTNALGQDLLAQILRGMQKSMLIGVCVAVISTAIAATVGAISGYFGGWRDRALMWLVDLLLVVPSFILIAIVTPRTKSSANIIFLVLLLAGFGWMISSRMVRGMTMSLREREFIRAARYMGVSSRRIIINHVVPNVASILIIDAALNVAAAILAETGLSFLGFGIQPPDVSLGTLIADGTQSATTFPWVFLFPAGILVLILVCANLTGDGLRDALDPASRTLRRGAQ
- a CDS encoding dipeptide ABC transporter ATP-binding protein; amino-acid sequence: MSPLLEVTDLAVTFPTDNEPVTAVRGISYHVDPGEVVAMVGESGSGKSAAAMAVVGLLPEYAAVGGSVRLHGTELLGLADDAMSRFRGKTIGTVFQDPMSALTPVYTVGDQIAEALEVHDPGIGKKAARKRAVELLELVGIAQPAQRARAFPHELSGGERQRVVIAIAIANDPDLLICDEPTTALDVTVQAQILDVLKTARDVTGAGVLIITHDLGVVAEFADRALVMYAGRVVESAGVGDLYRNRQMPYTVGLLGSVPRLDASQGTRLVPIPGAPPSLAGLQAGCPFAPRCPLVVDECRTNEPELAVVATDHRAACIRTDHVVGRGAAEIYGVNTETITAGPGDTPVVVRVRDLVKTYRLTKGVLLRRAIGEVRAVDGISLELRQGRTLGIVGESGSGKSTTLHEILELAAPQSGSIEVLGNDVAALTPASRQSLRRDIQVVFQDPVASLDPRLPVFDLIAEPLQANGFGKGDTHARVAELLDIVGLRRADASRYPAEFSGGQKQRIGIARALALRPKILALDEPVSALDVSIQAGVINLLLDLQEQFGLSYLFVSHDLSVVKHLAHQVVVMFAGTVVEQGDSQEVFSHPKHEYTQQLLAAVPQPDPANRG
- a CDS encoding ABC transporter family substrate-binding protein, which codes for MASRSGRVAATVLAAGLVLTGCSAGSQLSSAACGSAAVGVTSDINPQDPATLQDGGDLRLALTDFPANFNTLHIDGNEAGVASMMKATLPRAFVIGPDGSPRVDTNYFTSIELTQTAPQVVTYTINPDAVWSDGTPITWRDIASQIHATSGEDEAFEIASSSGSDRVASVTRGIDDRQAVMTFARPYAEWRGMFAGNGRLLPASATATPEAFNKGQLAGPGPSAGPFIVSSLDRAKQRIVLTRNPKWWGKRPRLDSITYLVLDDAARLPALQNNTIDATGVGTLDQLTIAARTRGISIRCAAGPSWYHFTFNGAAGSILADKALRLAVARGIDRQTIAKVAQYGLTEDPVPLNNHVFVAGQEGYQDNSGIVAYDPEQAKRDLDALGWKLDGEFRQKDGRQLVIRDLFYDAQSTRQFAQIAQHSLAQIGVKLELQAKSGSGFFTDYINVGAFDIAQFGWVGDAFPLSGLPQIYASDGEGNFGKIGSPQIDAAIERTLAELDPAKARDLANEVDKLIWAEGFSLPLTQSPGDVAVRNILANFGATGLADLDYTAIGFMRR